Proteins from a genomic interval of Salmo salar chromosome ssa14, Ssal_v3.1, whole genome shotgun sequence:
- the par10 gene encoding Poly polymerase 10, translating to MSVESQENRTVEVLGVPEEVEDELLYLYFENKRRSGGGSLVSVELEGSRAILVFEEADVAARVLSKGPHVLHNAELTVRKPACKDPWRLLLRGVNPTTSQELVELYVENMMGMDIDDYTLYPSPGRDLVLVHFHQTVNKG from the exons ATGTCTGTTGAAAGCCAAGAGAACCGGACAGTGGAGGTACTGGGAGTACCTGAGGAGGTGGAGGATGAGCTGCTGTATTTGTACTTTGAGAACAAGCGTCGTTCTGGAGGAGGTAGTCTGGTGTCTGTGGAGCTGGAAGGGAGCCGGGCCATATTAGTGTTTGAAGAGGCAGATG TTGCAGCAAGGGTCCTGTCTAAAGGACCCCATGTCCTGCACAACGCTGAGTTGACCGTGAGGAAGCCTGCGTGTAAGGATCCATGGAGACTGTTGCTGCGGGGGGTTAACccaaccaccagtcaggagctgGTGGAGCTGTATGTAGAGAACATGATGGGAATGGACATAGACGATTACACTCTGTACCCCTCACCTGGCAGGGACCTGGTCTTAGTACACTTCCATCAGACCGTCAATAAAGGTTAG